From Scomber scombrus chromosome 9, fScoSco1.1, whole genome shotgun sequence, one genomic window encodes:
- the si:dkeyp-72g9.4 gene encoding uncharacterized protein si:dkeyp-72g9.4, with translation MRPRSRLLSKRGLLLPTIREGTEETVRDLNEANTLHMAGHGQSVSSEDYLLSICHLAHPTFPTRDVSPNNIQTRQQDVVHQRLRLSRLSGTTSATFEFNPREEAHVMGVQQGEEKELNGKLMFGNSDPLEYLYGHQNNLSTCHSGGVRRAFAEGRLIRQNGRVWEGQARSRAHSIPLSSNAGLPRQRKSSCPELHTSTNTSTPNTSPKHSLYRLEARRGSMEDSEAEGKRTNTTVKQSLISQWISDCRSAWREARVRACMLPAIAEI, from the coding sequence ATGCGGCCGCGGTCCAGATTGCTGTCCAAGAGAGGACTCCTGCTGCCCACAATCAGAGAGGGCACAGAGGAGACAGTGAGGGATTTGAATGAGGCCAACACACTCCACATGGCTGGCCACGGACAGTCTGTCTCCTCAGAGGACTACCTCCTCTCCATCTGCCACCTGGCCCACCCCACCTTCCCCACCAGGGATGTTTCTCCCAACAACATCCAGACACGACAGCAGGATGTTGTGCACCAGAGGCTGCGGCTGTCACGACTCAGTGGTACTACATCAGCCACCTTTGAATTCAACCCCAGAGAGGAGGCACATGTCATGGGTGTGCAgcagggagaggagaaagaactAAATGGCAAACTGATGTTTGGAAACTCTGACCCTCTGGAGTATCTTTATGGACATCAGAACAATCTCTCCACCTGTCATTCGGGAGGTGTGAGGAGGGCATTTGCTGAGGGAAGGCTTATAAGACAGAATGGGAGAGTATGGGAGGGACAGGCTCGCTCCAGGGCGCATAGCATCCCCCTTTCTTCAAATGCAGGCCTCCCACGGCAACGCAAGAGCAGCTGCCCAGAGTTACACACCAGCACCAACACTTCCACGCCAAACACATCTCCAAAACATAGCCTGTACAGGTTGGAGGCCAGGAGAGGGAGCATGGAAGACAGTGAGGCAGAGGGGAAGAGAACGAATACAACCGTCAAACAATCTCTCATCTCCCAGTGGATCTCTGACTGCAGGTCGGCTTGGAGAGAGGCGCGCGTGCGAGCCTGTATGCTACCAGCCATTGCAGAGATATAG
- the LOC133986222 gene encoding C-X-C motif chemokine 10-like yields the protein MLSIFKLTLLLAAVVCVSVAQMNEAGQQCLCRRLRNGISNKSAVKDIQIYPATMFCNKVEIIVTLNNGLRYCLNPEKKAVKNLLAAIISRKKQSTSTTAQATPFSGTSNPSSSNTARN from the exons ATGTTGAGCATCTTTAAATTGACTCTGCTCCTGGCTGCCGTGGTTTGCGTCTCTGTAGCCCAAA TGAATGAAGCCGGACAGCAGTGTCTGTGTCGACGTCTCAGGAATGGAATTTCCAACAAATCTGCAGTCAAAGACATCCAGATCTATCCTGCAACCATGTTCTGTAACAAAGTGGAGATTAT TGTCACCCTCAACAATGGCTTACGCTATTGCCTGAACCCCGAgaaaaaagcagtgaaaaaCCTCCTGGCTGCCATCAT CTCCAGGAAGAAGCAGAGCACTTCTACCACAGCCCAAGCAACTCCATTCAGCGGCACTTCCAACCCAAGCAGCTCCAACACAGCTCGCAACTGA